Proteins encoded together in one Papaver somniferum cultivar HN1 unplaced genomic scaffold, ASM357369v1 unplaced-scaffold_117, whole genome shotgun sequence window:
- the LOC113330191 gene encoding probable LRR receptor-like serine/threonine-protein kinase At3g47570 yields the protein MKSLANHQNSFSFRTTLCSLTLIISYMSMSVNFLAAINDDNKSSDRLALIAFKKEITEDPLGTVSSWDDKNNSLHLCEWRGVTCSRRHPSRVTMIDLRSQSLKGSISPHIGNLSFLQVLFLQNNNLNGEIPKQIGLLIRLKQLGLTNNSLEGEIPHNTSHCSKLISFSFSGNHLVGSIPSGLGYLPNLKMMWLSYNNLSGEIPTSLGNLSSTLTHLALFNNNLEGRIPNSLSRLTNLKLLVLEMNRLTGTVPSSLYNISSLEVFSVMNNQLHGSIPFDIGSTLPNLIYFSVSGNNFTGNIPSSLSNMSRLVMLQFQINNLVGSIPYNFGNLKSLEFLGLGEN from the coding sequence ATGAAGTCATTAGCGAACCATCAGAATTCTTTCAGCTTCAGAACTACACTATGCAGCCTTACTCTCATAATTTCTTATATGTCCATGAGTGTCAACTTCCTTGCTGCGATCAACGATGATAATAAATCAAGTGACAGACTGGCGCTAATTGCATTTAAGAAAGAAATAACTGAAGATCCACTCGGAACAGTGAGTTCTTGGGACGACAAGAATAATTCTCTTCATTTGTGCGAGTGGAGAGGTGTTACATGCAGCCGTCGTCATCCTAGTAGAGTCACCATGATTgatcttcggtcacaaagtttgAAAGGTTCCATATCTCCTCACATTGGAAACCTTAGCTTTCTTCAGGTCCTCTTCCTCCAGAACAACAACTTAAACGGAGAAATCCCAAAGCAAATTGGTCTTCTTATTCGACTGAAACAATTGGGTCTTACAAATAATTCTTTGGAAGGAGAAATTCCACACAATACTTCTCATTGCTCCAAACTCATATCCTTCAGTTTTTCTGGCAACCATCTTGTGGGAAGCATTCCAAGTGGATTAGGCTACTTACCTAATCTCAAAATGATGTGGCTTTCTTATAACAATCTTTCTGGAGAGATCCCAACTTCATTAGGTAACCTTTCATCAACTCTTACTCATCTTGCTCTTTTTAATAACAATTTGGAGGGAAGAATCCCAAACTCTCTAAGTCGATTAACAAACTTAAAATTACTGGTTCTAGAAATGAATAGGTTAACAGGTACTGTCCCTTCTTCACTCTACAATATCTCATCActtgaagtgttttcagtgaTGAATAATCAACTCCATGGTAGTATTCCTTTTGATATTGGTTCGACACTTCCAAATCTAATCTATTTTTCAGTTTCGGGAAATAATTTCACCGGAAACATTCCAAGTTCATTGTCCAATATGTCAAGGCTTGTCATGCTCCAATTCCAAATCAATAATTTGGTTGGTTCCATACCTTATAACTTTGGTAACTTAAAAAGTCTTGAATTTCTTGGATTAGGAGAAAATTAA
- the LOC113330190 gene encoding probable LRR receptor-like serine/threonine-protein kinase At3g47570, with translation MGILALSSNKIFGPIPSSFGNLTRLIQLYLFENNLTVLLPSSFENCKSLQVLHLQTNRLSGSIPRLPYFSIISLDLSNNLFTGTLPMEVGKLENIMELYVDRNKLSGEIPSSIGECLSLIKLSLDNNLFQGAIPSAITSLKGLESLTLSHNNFSGIIPKGFENLTTLIHLDLSYNNLEGAVPNDGVFENASRFSVEGNSKICGGIPVLKLPNCSIPSNPNTKLKQKKSMPAKVTIIIIIVVLFVTSIVILAALYRRKQSKTKLSSTSLDMGERFNGVSYNDLLKATNGFNDITNLLGAGSFGSVYKGILSQHESKPVAVKVLHLQQRGATKSFLAECDALRKVRHRNLLKIVTCCSSTDFQGNPFKALVFEFMVNGSLENWLHPSEDATRNDDEIHVKNLNLERRLKVAVDVASALNYLHHDCESPLVHCDLKPSNVLLDDDLIAHVGDFGLAKFLHHNYNTSRQLIEPNASSIEIKGSIGYVAPEYGTGGEVSTQGDVYSYGILLLEMFTRKRPTDNMFKDGLNINSFSKMHAFPERILDIVDSRLLLELENEHLENVGTNNFNKPRSRRRNRARHTTREILASIIQIGVICSSELPSDRISMNEVIVDVQAVQNQYLGIEM, from the exons ATGGGAATATTAGCTTTAAGTAGTAACAAAATCTTTGGTCCTATCCCTTCTTCATTTGGCAACTTAACAAGACTGATCCAACTCTATTTATTCGAAAATAACTTGACAGTTTTACTTCCATCGAGTTTTGAAAATTGTAAATCTTTGCAGGTCTTGCACCTACAAACCAACAGACTAAGTGGTAGCATACCCAGGCTTCCCTATTTTTCAATTATTAGTCTAGACTTGAGCAATAACTTATTCACTGGTACACTTCCTATGGAAGTTGGTAAGTTAGAAAACATTATGGAGTTGTACGTCGACAGAAACAAGTTATCTGGTGAAATACCGAGCTCAATTGGCGAGTGTTTAAGCTTAATAAAACTAAGCttggataataacttgtttcaAGGAGCCATTCCTTCAGCTATTACTTCCTTAAAAGGTCTAGAAAGTTTAACACTTTCCCACAATAATTTTTCCGGTATAATTCCAAAAGGCTTTGAGAATTTAACGACGCTCATTCATCTGGATTTATCTTATAATAATTTGGAAGGAGCGGTACCAAATGACGGAGTCTTTGAAAATGCAAGTAGATTTTCAGTTGAAGGGAATAGTAAGATTTGTGGTGGTATACCTGTTTTGAAGTTGCCGAATTGCTCCATACCATCAAACCCAAATACCAAGCTAAAACAAAAGAAATCAATGCCTGCCAAAGTTACTATTATCATCATAATCGTGGTTTTGTTTGTAACTTCTATTGTGATTCTTGCTGCTCTTTACCGGAGAAAGCAGTCAAAAACCAAACTGTCATCTACATCTTTAGATATGGGTGAACGGTTCAATGGTGTTTCTTACAATGATCTTCTTAAAGCTACCAATGGATTTAATGATATTACCAACTTGCTTGGTGCCGGAAGTTTTGGTTCTGTGTACAAGGGAATTCTTTCACAACATGAATCCAAACCTGTTGCAGTGAAGGTTCTACACCTTCAACAAAGAGGTGCAACCAAGAGTTTCTTGGCTGAATGTGATGCCTTGAGGAAAGTTAGACATAGAAATTTACTCAAGATTGTAACTTGTTGTTCGAGTACTGATTTTCAAGGTAATCCTTTCAAAGCACTAGTTTTTGAATTCATGGTTAATGGTAGTCTTGAGAATTGGCTGCACCCCAGTGAAGATGCCACACGTAATGATGATGAGATACATGTGAAGAATCTGAACCTGGAAAGAAGATTGAAAGTTGCAGTCGATGTTGCTTCTGCATTAAATTATCTACACCATGATTGTGAATCCCCCCTTGTTCATTGCGATTTGAAGCCTAGCAATGTCCTTCTTGATGATGATTTGATCGCGCATGTGGGTGATTTTGGCTTGGCTAAGTTCCTCCATCACAACTACAATACTTCTCGACAGCTGATTGAACCAAATGCAAGTTCAATTGAAATAAAGGGCTCCATTGGTTATGTTGCTCCTG AATATGGAACGGGTGGTGAAGTGTCTACTCAGGGCGACGTCTACAGCTATGGGATACTCTTATTAGAGATGTTTACTAGAAAAAGACCAACTGATAACATGTTTAAGGATGGTTTAAACATTAATAGCTTTTCTAAGATGCATGCATTCCCAGAGAGAATCCTAGATATCGTTGATTCAAGATTGCTGCTGGAATTGGAAAATGAACATCTTGAAAATGTTGGAACAAACAATTTTAATAAGCCACGAAGCAGAAGAAGAAACAGAGCAAGACATACTACGAGAGAAATTTTAGCTTCTATTATTCAGATTGGAGTTATATGTTCTTCAGAGTTACCTTCAGATCGGATCAGCATGAATGAGGTCATTGTGGATGTACAGGCAGTACAGAATCAGTATCTTGGGATCGAAATGTAA
- the LOC113329735 gene encoding probable LRR receptor-like serine/threonine-protein kinase At3g47570 produces the protein MATCCLWLHPTEIVSSNDDQLHVKNLNLETRLGIAVDVASALNYLHHDCESPIVHCDLKPSNFLLDDDLIAHVGDFGLAKFLHHTCSTYRQLNEQDASSIAIKGSIGYVCPEYGTGDEVSTQGDVYSYGMLLLEMFTGTKQTDNMFKDGLNIHNFSKMHALPERVLDIVDSRLLLELEELPSDRIKMNEVIVDVQAVRNRFLGIGM, from the exons ATGGCTACGTGTTGTCTTTGGTTGCACCCTACTGAAATTGTCTCAAGTAATGATGATCAGCTACATGTTAAAAATCTGAACCTGGAAACAAGGTTGGGCATTGCAGTTGACGTTGCTTCTGCATTAAATTATCTTCACCATGATTGTGAATCACCCATCGTGCATTGTGATCTGAAACCAAGTAATTTCCTTCTTGATGATGATTTGATTGCCCATGTGGGCGATTTTGGGCTGGCTAAGTTCCTCCATCACACCTGCAGTACTTATCGACAGCTGAATGAACAAGATGCAAGTTCAATTGCAATAAAAGGCTCCATTGGATATGTCTGTCCtg AATATGGAACGGGTGATGAAGTTTCTACACAAGGTGATGTGTATAGTTATGGGATGCTACTGTTAGAAATGTTTACAGGAACGAAACAGACAGACAACATGTTTAAGGATGGTTTAAACATTCATAACTTCTCTAAAATGCATGCATTGCCAGAACGAGTTCTAGATATTGTCGATTCACGATTGCTGCTGGAATTagaag AGTTACCGTCAGATAGGATCAAGATGAATGAGGTCATTGTGGATGTACAAGCGGTGAGGAATCGGTTTCTTGGGATCGGAATGTAA